One Mycolicibacterium pulveris genomic region harbors:
- a CDS encoding HdeD family acid-resistance protein codes for MENPAPPNLLQHLWKATLLSGVLAFVLGVLVLAWPGITIIVLAIFFGAYLLIAGIAQVVFAFSLHVSAGGRVLLFISGAAALVLAVLCFRSLQESILLLAIWIGIGFIFRGVATAVSAISDPTLPGRAWEIFVGVISLIAGVVMLALPFESLAILVWVSGIALVVVGVFEVVSAFAIRKASKHHGAEPRAATPETPDAEASVS; via the coding sequence ATGGAGAATCCCGCACCACCCAACCTGTTGCAGCACCTATGGAAAGCCACGCTGCTGTCGGGCGTGCTCGCCTTCGTCCTCGGCGTTCTGGTCCTGGCCTGGCCCGGCATCACGATCATCGTCTTGGCGATCTTCTTCGGTGCGTATCTGTTGATCGCGGGCATCGCGCAGGTGGTGTTCGCGTTCAGCCTGCACGTCTCGGCGGGCGGTCGGGTTCTCCTGTTCATCAGCGGTGCCGCCGCACTGGTGCTGGCCGTGCTGTGCTTCCGCAGTCTGCAGGAGTCGATCCTGTTGCTGGCCATCTGGATCGGCATCGGGTTCATCTTCCGCGGCGTGGCCACCGCGGTGTCGGCGATCAGCGATCCCACCCTGCCCGGTCGGGCCTGGGAGATCTTCGTCGGCGTGATCAGCCTCATCGCCGGTGTCGTCATGCTCGCGTTGCCGTTCGAGTCGCTGGCGATCCTGGTCTGGGTCTCCGGCATCGCCTTGGTGGTCGTCGGCGTGTTCGAAGTGGTTTCCGCGTTCGCCATCCGTAAGGCGTCCAAGCACCACGGCGCCGAGCCTCGGGCGGCCACGCCGGAGACGCCCGATGCCGAAGCCTCGGTGAGCTAA
- a CDS encoding cytochrome ubiquinol oxidase subunit I gives MDALDVARWQFGITTVYHFIFVPLTIGLAPLIAVMQTAWLITDNPAWYRLTRFFGKLFLINFALGVATGIVQEFQFGMNWSEYSRFVGDVFGAPLAMEGLAAFFFESTFIGLWIFGWSRLPRLVHLACIWVVAIAVNMSAFFIIAANSWMQHPVGARVNPETGRAELTSIVALFTNNTAIAAFAHAVFGAFLTAGTFVAAVCAWWLVRAHRQGPTADALNLYRPAAVLGSLVVLVSSVGLVFTGDVQGKLMFEQQPMKMASAESLCHTQTDPKFSILTVGTHNNCDSVVHLIEMPYVLPFLAEGQFAGVRLEGVKDLQDQYQEKFGPGDYRPNLFVTYWSFRAMIGLLAVPSLFALAVLWFTRGGRIPQSPWFTRFALLTLPTPFLANSAGWIFTEMGRQPWVVVPNPTGDSMIRLTVAEGVSGHGAGIVVLSLVTFTAVYAVLAVIWFWLIRRYVVAGPTEHDAEPVPPHPPADDDVAPLSFAY, from the coding sequence ATGGACGCGCTCGACGTTGCGCGGTGGCAGTTCGGCATCACCACCGTGTACCACTTCATCTTCGTCCCGCTGACGATCGGGCTGGCCCCGCTGATCGCCGTCATGCAAACCGCGTGGCTGATCACCGACAACCCGGCGTGGTACCGGCTGACCCGCTTCTTCGGCAAGCTGTTCCTGATCAACTTCGCGCTGGGGGTGGCCACCGGCATCGTCCAGGAGTTCCAGTTCGGGATGAACTGGAGTGAGTACTCCCGTTTTGTCGGCGACGTGTTCGGCGCTCCGCTGGCGATGGAAGGGCTCGCCGCGTTCTTCTTCGAATCCACGTTCATCGGGCTGTGGATCTTCGGGTGGAGCCGGCTTCCCCGGTTGGTCCACCTGGCCTGCATCTGGGTGGTGGCCATCGCGGTGAACATGTCGGCGTTCTTCATCATCGCCGCCAACTCGTGGATGCAGCACCCCGTCGGTGCGCGCGTCAACCCCGAGACCGGTCGCGCCGAACTGACCAGCATCGTGGCGTTGTTCACCAACAACACCGCGATCGCCGCGTTCGCCCACGCGGTGTTCGGTGCCTTCCTCACCGCGGGTACGTTCGTGGCTGCCGTCTGTGCGTGGTGGCTGGTGCGAGCCCACCGGCAGGGCCCGACGGCCGATGCGCTAAACCTCTACCGCCCTGCCGCCGTTCTCGGCAGCCTGGTCGTGCTGGTGTCCAGCGTCGGGCTGGTCTTCACCGGCGATGTTCAGGGCAAGCTGATGTTCGAGCAGCAGCCGATGAAGATGGCCTCGGCGGAATCGTTGTGCCACACCCAGACCGATCCCAAGTTCTCGATCCTCACGGTCGGCACCCACAACAACTGCGACAGCGTCGTTCACCTCATCGAGATGCCGTACGTGCTGCCATTTCTCGCCGAAGGTCAGTTCGCTGGTGTGCGCCTCGAGGGCGTCAAAGACCTGCAGGATCAGTACCAGGAGAAGTTCGGGCCCGGCGACTACCGCCCCAACCTGTTCGTCACGTACTGGTCGTTCCGCGCGATGATCGGGTTGCTGGCCGTCCCTTCGCTTTTCGCGCTGGCGGTGCTGTGGTTCACCCGCGGTGGTCGAATTCCTCAGTCCCCCTGGTTCACCCGCTTCGCCCTGCTGACGCTGCCGACCCCGTTCCTGGCCAACAGCGCGGGCTGGATATTCACCGAGATGGGCCGCCAGCCCTGGGTGGTGGTGCCCAACCCGACCGGCGACTCGATGATCCGGTTGACCGTCGCCGAAGGCGTCTCGGGCCACGGGGCGGGCATCGTCGTGCTGTCGTTGGTCACGTTCACGGCGGTATACGCGGTGCTGGCGGTGATCTGGTTCTGGTTGATCCGCCGCTACGTCGTCGCAGGACCGACCGAGCACGACGCCGAGCCGGTGCCGCCTCATCCACCCGCCGACGACGACGTGGCGCCGCTGTCGTTCGCGTACTGA
- the cydB gene encoding cytochrome d ubiquinol oxidase subunit II has product MWLQELWFVVMAGLFLGFFVLEGFDFGVGMLMAAFGRTATGDPEQHRRAALNTIGPVWDGNEVWLITAGGAMFAAFPDWYATLFSGFYLPLLAILLAMILRVVAIEWRGKIDDPVWQKWADVGIAAGSWVPAILWGVVFAALVQGLPVDADKQLRLSLGDLFNPYTVLGGLATCGLFLLHGASFIALKTDGALRNDALRFATILALPVTAAVGGFGLWTQLAHGKEWTWIVLAFAVLALLAAITRMISGTGDGWAFTYTTIVVAAVVVLLFGALYPNVMPSTLNPDWSLTIYNASSSSYTLTIMSWAALAFAPLVLLYQGWTYWVFRKRISAHHIPPGAGLPRRSP; this is encoded by the coding sequence ATGTGGCTGCAGGAATTGTGGTTCGTCGTCATGGCCGGGCTGTTTCTGGGGTTCTTCGTCCTCGAGGGGTTCGACTTCGGCGTCGGCATGCTGATGGCGGCTTTCGGCCGCACCGCGACAGGCGACCCTGAGCAACACCGGCGTGCTGCGTTGAACACGATCGGCCCGGTGTGGGACGGCAACGAGGTGTGGCTGATCACCGCGGGCGGCGCGATGTTCGCCGCATTCCCGGACTGGTATGCCACCTTGTTCTCCGGGTTCTACTTGCCGCTGCTGGCGATCCTGCTGGCGATGATCCTGCGCGTGGTTGCGATCGAGTGGCGCGGCAAGATCGACGATCCGGTCTGGCAGAAGTGGGCCGACGTCGGTATCGCGGCCGGCTCGTGGGTGCCCGCGATCCTGTGGGGCGTCGTGTTCGCGGCACTGGTGCAGGGGCTGCCGGTGGACGCCGACAAACAGCTGCGGCTCTCGCTCGGCGACCTGTTCAACCCCTACACGGTGCTGGGCGGGCTGGCGACCTGCGGCTTGTTCCTTCTGCACGGCGCGTCGTTCATCGCGTTGAAAACCGATGGCGCACTGCGTAACGACGCGTTGCGGTTCGCGACCATCCTGGCGCTGCCCGTGACGGCAGCGGTCGGCGGCTTCGGGCTGTGGACCCAGCTGGCGCACGGCAAGGAATGGACCTGGATCGTGCTGGCCTTCGCGGTCCTGGCCCTGCTCGCGGCGATCACCCGCATGATCAGCGGCACGGGTGACGGATGGGCCTTCACCTACACCACGATCGTCGTCGCCGCGGTGGTGGTTCTGCTGTTCGGCGCGCTGTACCCGAACGTGATGCCGTCCACGCTGAACCCGGACTGGAGCCTGACCATCTACAACGCGTCCTCCAGCTCGTACACGCTGACGATCATGTCCTGGGCCGCACTCGCGTTCGCTCCGCTGGTTCTGCTGTACCAGGGCTGGACGTATTGGGTGTTCCGGAAACGGATTTCGGCTCACCACATCCCCCCCGGCGCCGGCCTGCCGAGGCGTTCGCCGTGA
- the cydD gene encoding thiol reductant ABC exporter subunit CydD gives MRRYLTMSVACGVVIAAATIGSAVVLARIVAGVITDPASRSLSSWTGALAILVSLWLVRTAAQWGQGRLSQSGATAVIADLANQVLRTVTDLPPRRLAAERDVAAAVITRGLDGLRPFLTAYLPAVFLAGILTPAAVLTIAVYDWPSAVVVLIALPLIPIFMVLIGLLTRDRSAAALAAMTTLQSRLLDLVAGIPTLRALDRVGGSAQRIAELGAAHRRSAMATLRMAFLSALVLELLATLGVALVAVGIGLRLVFGEMSLTAGLTALLLAPEVFWPLRRVGVEFHAAQDGKTAAEEAFRLLDTLPRRPVGTRTVAARGATIHLDALDADVEPGRVTVLTGPNGVGKSSLLETILGLHPGRVLVDGVEVADLAPREWWRQVAWLPHRPVLIPGSVRENLELFGPLHDMQSACQAAGFDQVLALLPDGLDTVLGRGGVGLSLGQRQRLGLARVLGSSAPVLLLDEPTSHLDAHMEARVLDAIVARARAGATVLVVGHRDAVCAIGDQVLRMGRLVDA, from the coding sequence ATGCGCCGATACCTGACCATGTCGGTGGCCTGCGGCGTCGTCATCGCCGCCGCCACCATCGGATCGGCGGTGGTGCTGGCGCGCATCGTCGCCGGCGTGATCACCGATCCCGCTTCACGCAGCCTGTCGAGCTGGACCGGTGCGCTGGCGATCCTGGTGTCGCTGTGGCTGGTTCGGACGGCGGCGCAATGGGGGCAGGGCCGCCTCTCCCAATCCGGCGCCACCGCCGTGATCGCCGACCTGGCCAACCAGGTGCTGCGCACCGTCACCGATCTGCCCCCGCGTCGTCTGGCCGCCGAACGGGATGTGGCGGCCGCCGTGATCACCCGCGGCCTCGACGGGCTGCGCCCGTTTCTCACCGCCTATCTGCCCGCGGTGTTCCTGGCCGGCATCCTCACGCCGGCAGCGGTACTGACGATTGCTGTCTACGACTGGCCGTCGGCCGTGGTCGTGCTGATCGCGCTACCGCTCATCCCGATCTTCATGGTGCTCATCGGGCTGCTGACCAGAGACCGTTCGGCGGCGGCGCTGGCCGCGATGACCACGCTGCAGTCGCGGCTGCTGGACCTGGTGGCAGGCATCCCGACGTTGCGGGCCCTCGACCGCGTCGGCGGGTCGGCGCAGCGTATCGCCGAACTCGGTGCGGCACACCGGCGTTCGGCCATGGCCACGCTGCGGATGGCGTTCCTGTCGGCGCTCGTGCTGGAACTGTTGGCCACGCTCGGGGTGGCGCTGGTCGCGGTCGGCATCGGTCTGCGCCTGGTGTTCGGCGAGATGTCGTTGACGGCAGGCCTGACGGCGCTGCTGCTGGCTCCGGAGGTGTTCTGGCCGCTGCGCCGCGTCGGGGTGGAGTTTCACGCCGCCCAAGACGGTAAGACAGCCGCGGAGGAGGCGTTTCGTCTGCTCGACACGCTGCCGCGCCGTCCGGTGGGCACCCGCACCGTGGCAGCGCGCGGCGCCACCATCCACCTGGACGCGCTGGACGCCGACGTCGAACCGGGGCGGGTCACGGTGCTGACCGGACCGAACGGTGTCGGCAAGAGCAGCCTGCTGGAGACGATCCTCGGGTTACACCCGGGCCGGGTTCTCGTCGACGGTGTCGAGGTCGCCGATCTCGCGCCGCGGGAGTGGTGGCGACAGGTGGCGTGGTTGCCACATCGGCCCGTGCTGATACCCGGCAGCGTGCGGGAGAACCTCGAGCTGTTCGGGCCGTTGCACGATATGCAGAGTGCCTGCCAGGCAGCCGGCTTCGACCAGGTGCTCGCCTTGCTGCCCGACGGCTTGGACACCGTGCTGGGCCGCGGGGGTGTCGGGCTGTCGTTGGGCCAGCGTCAGCGGCTCGGGCTTGCCCGGGTGCTGGGGTCGTCGGCGCCGGTGCTGTTGCTCGACGAGCCGACATCGCACCTCGACGCCCACATGGAGGCGCGGGTGCTCGACGCGATCGTAGCGCGGGCCCGCGCGGGCGCCACCGTGCTGGTCGTCGGCCACCGTGACGCCGTGTGCGCGATCGGCGACCAGGTGCTGCGCATGGGCAGGCTCGTCGATGCTTGA
- a CDS encoding ATP-binding cassette domain-containing protein: MLELLRPRLPRLAVAVLLGVLSMGSALALAAISAWLITRAWQMPPVLDLTVAVVAVRALGISRGVLGYCQRLASHDTALRAAADVREALFRRLADAPAEAASRLPSGELVARIGGSVDELADVLVRAVLPIAVAAVLSTISVAAIAVISPAAAAVLAVCLLVAGVAAPWTAARAAAAAEAVAAQHHSGRDVAVMLALEHAPELRVGGRLDDVIAEAGRRHRQWGRETDRAAAPGAVAAAAPIAAMGLSVLGAVVAAVSLADVVAPTTLAILMLLPLSAFEATTALPAAATQLTRSRIAARRLNELTAPAGRVRPSATPIELTPGARLAVLGASGSGKTTLLMAMAESPSERAFFAEDAHLFATTVRDNLLVARGDATDDELRDALRRVGLGEWLAALPDGLSTVLVGGAAAVSAGQRRRLLLARALICPAPTVLLDEPTEHLDAEDGQQILTALLTPGGLFSEDRTVVVATHHLPEDVRCQTLNLDVTGVTSSI; encoded by the coding sequence ATGCTTGAGCTGCTGCGTCCCCGGCTACCGCGACTGGCGGTGGCGGTCCTGCTCGGGGTGCTGTCGATGGGCAGCGCGCTGGCGCTGGCCGCGATCTCCGCGTGGCTGATCACCCGGGCATGGCAGATGCCGCCCGTCCTGGATCTGACGGTCGCTGTGGTCGCCGTGCGCGCGCTGGGCATCTCCCGGGGCGTGCTCGGCTACTGCCAGCGGCTGGCCTCACACGACACCGCCCTGCGCGCCGCCGCAGACGTGCGCGAAGCCCTGTTCCGCCGGTTGGCCGACGCGCCCGCGGAGGCGGCGTCGCGGCTGCCCAGCGGCGAGCTGGTGGCCCGGATCGGTGGCTCGGTCGACGAGTTGGCCGATGTGCTGGTGCGCGCGGTGCTGCCGATCGCCGTGGCCGCGGTGCTCTCGACGATCTCGGTCGCGGCCATCGCGGTCATCTCCCCCGCGGCGGCCGCCGTGCTGGCCGTCTGCCTGCTCGTCGCGGGAGTCGCCGCGCCGTGGACCGCCGCGCGTGCCGCTGCGGCGGCTGAAGCCGTTGCCGCACAGCATCACTCCGGTCGTGATGTCGCGGTGATGCTGGCGCTCGAGCACGCGCCCGAGCTTCGCGTCGGTGGGCGTCTGGACGACGTCATCGCTGAAGCCGGCCGCAGGCACCGGCAGTGGGGTCGTGAGACGGACCGCGCGGCTGCTCCGGGCGCGGTGGCCGCCGCCGCACCGATCGCCGCGATGGGGCTCAGCGTGCTGGGCGCCGTGGTCGCCGCGGTCTCGCTCGCAGACGTCGTCGCGCCGACGACGCTGGCGATCCTCATGCTGCTTCCGCTGTCGGCGTTCGAGGCCACGACCGCACTACCCGCTGCCGCAACGCAACTCACCCGCTCGCGTATCGCGGCCCGCCGCCTCAACGAACTGACCGCTCCGGCCGGGCGTGTCCGCCCGTCAGCTACCCCGATCGAACTGACACCGGGCGCTCGGCTCGCGGTGCTCGGCGCCAGCGGGTCCGGCAAGACCACGCTGCTCATGGCGATGGCCGAAAGCCCCTCAGAGAGGGCATTCTTCGCCGAGGACGCACACCTGTTCGCCACCACGGTGCGCGACAACCTATTGGTCGCCCGCGGTGACGCCACCGATGACGAGCTGCGAGATGCCTTGCGCCGGGTCGGACTTGGCGAGTGGCTGGCGGCGCTGCCCGACGGGTTGTCCACCGTTCTCGTCGGCGGTGCCGCCGCGGTCTCCGCCGGACAGCGCAGACGACTTCTGTTGGCTCGCGCGCTGATCTGTCCGGCGCCGACGGTACTGCTGGACGAACCGACCGAACATCTTGACGCCGAGGACGGCCAGCAAATCCTCACCGCCCTGCTCACCCCCGGTGGCCTGTTCTCCGAAGACCGAACCGTCGTCGTCGCCACCCACCATCTCCCCGAAGATGTTCGCTGTCAGACCCTGAACCTCGACGTCACCGGGGTAACCTCATCGATATGA